A portion of the Macaca nemestrina isolate mMacNem1 chromosome 19, mMacNem.hap1, whole genome shotgun sequence genome contains these proteins:
- the LOC105478859 gene encoding leucine-rich repeat-containing protein 30: MGARQSRASSKDKGPKRILFTGRRQKFSPWDDALLPGRDPRSLLKRGMHHVSFSLVTRGMTDIPDFLWGLSEVQKLNLSHNQLRVLPPEVGKLTRIVVLNLCGNRLKSLPREVSLLQGLRVLFVNMNCLTEVPAELSLCRKLEVLSLSHNCLSQLPACFADLSRLRKLNLSNNLFAHIPMCVFSLKELIFLHVGSNRLENIAESIQHLTSLQIFIAEANNIHSFPRSLCLVTSLELLNLNNNDIQTLPSELHLLCRLVRIAWNPMDKGLHISHNPLSKPLPELVEGGLEMLFGYLKDKKHT; encoded by the coding sequence ATGGGGGCCAGGCAGTCAAGGGCCAGCTCCAAGGATAAGGGCCCCAAGAGGATACTGTTCACGGGGAGGAGACAGAAGTTTTCCCCGTGGGACGATGCCCTGCTCCCGGGAAGGGACCCGCGGTCTCTGCTGAAGCGAGGCATGCACCACGTCAGCTTCAGCCTGGTCACCAGAGGAATGACAGACATCCCCGACTTTCTGTGGGGCTTGTCCGAGGTCCAGAAACTCAATCTGTCTCACAACCAGCTCCGGGTTCTCCCTCCCGAGGTGGGGAAACTGACCCGGATCGTGGTCCTGAACTTGTGCGGGAACCGCCTGAAGAGCCTGCCCAGAGAAGTGAGCCTCCTGCAAGGCCTCAGGGTCCTGTTTGTCAACATGAACTGCCTGACCGAGGTGCCGGCCGAGCTGAGCTTGTGCCGAAAGCTGGAGGTCCTGAGCTTGTCGCACAACTGCCTGTCCCAGCTCCCTGCGTGCTTCGCTGACCTCTCCAGACTGAGGAAGCTGAACCTCAGCAACAACCTCTTCGCGCACATCCCCATGTGTGTGTTCTCCCTGAAGGAACTGATTTTCTTGCACGTGGGCTCGAATCGCCTGGAAAACATCGCTGAGAGCATCCAGCACCTGACCAGCCTTCAGATCTTCATCGCAGAGGCCAACAATATCCACTCCTTCCCGAGGTCGCTTTGCCTGGTCACCAGCCTGGAGCTGCTGAACCTCAACAACAACGACATCCAGACCCTCCCGAGCGAACTCCACCTGCTGTGTAGACTGGTGAGGATCGCCTGGAATCCCATGGACAAAGGGCTCCACATTTCCCACAACCCTTTATCCAAGCCTCTGCCAGAGCTGGTGGAGGGGGGCCTGGAGATGCTCTTCGGCTACCTGAAGGACAAAAAACACACATGA